A DNA window from Porphyromonadaceae bacterium W3.11 contains the following coding sequences:
- a CDS encoding TolC family protein: MRRKIILSLTGCILIFLSSHAQSITLSECLEATRHNFPTLEQKEVTAAINKELQKAIWYAYIPQISLDGRASYQSHVTSLDISIPDINLIPGTPPIKIDGIDLPEIPKFQYNAYLQATQLIWDGGTVKALGDELAATTEAQIAEVDVEMRKVEESVIEIYFSLLMLDAQEQLQNILLEEIRRQQGRVESALANGVASENQLDELRVELLKEEQKLSQLLSSKSALINSLAIFTGMELGSDVDLLRPEPQLYPSIDPMKGTRLAPLRPEHKLLDAKATHAMAKYHSYLSEGMPKIALFARGGYGKPGLNMLNPEPSTYFVYGVQLNWNFGSLYTLSAQKKQATGTMQILELKRDALEKEIQSTLAQQSSEVDQYRDLLTQDEEIITLRERIVERAKLQEEEGRLSTIEYLQKVSEMNAAKQTRDLHELQLLKSQYKISKTLGY; encoded by the coding sequence ATGAGAAGAAAGATTATCCTATCACTTACAGGATGCATATTGATATTTCTATCTAGTCATGCACAGTCCATCACACTCTCTGAGTGCCTAGAGGCTACTCGCCATAACTTCCCCACCTTAGAGCAAAAGGAAGTCACGGCTGCGATCAACAAAGAACTACAGAAAGCGATCTGGTATGCCTACATCCCCCAGATATCTTTAGATGGAAGAGCCTCATACCAAAGTCACGTTACTAGCTTAGATATCAGCATCCCTGATATCAATCTTATACCTGGGACACCTCCGATTAAGATAGATGGCATAGACCTTCCTGAAATCCCAAAATTTCAGTACAATGCTTACTTGCAAGCCACACAATTGATCTGGGACGGTGGCACTGTAAAAGCCCTCGGCGATGAGCTAGCTGCTACTACAGAGGCTCAGATAGCTGAGGTAGATGTAGAGATGCGTAAAGTAGAGGAAAGTGTGATAGAGATATACTTTTCGCTCCTGATGCTTGATGCCCAAGAACAATTACAGAATATTTTATTAGAGGAAATACGACGCCAGCAAGGGAGAGTAGAGAGTGCTCTAGCGAATGGAGTAGCTTCTGAAAATCAGCTTGACGAGCTCAGGGTAGAACTCTTGAAGGAGGAGCAAAAGCTGAGTCAACTATTATCAAGTAAATCTGCTCTGATTAACTCATTAGCAATATTTACTGGGATGGAGTTAGGGAGTGACGTGGATTTGTTAAGACCTGAGCCACAACTCTATCCATCTATTGACCCAATGAAGGGCACTCGCTTGGCTCCTCTTCGCCCTGAGCATAAGCTTCTGGATGCCAAGGCTACTCATGCAATGGCTAAATATCACTCCTACCTATCTGAAGGAATGCCTAAGATCGCACTCTTTGCTAGAGGTGGATACGGAAAGCCTGGACTAAATATGCTCAATCCTGAGCCAAGTACCTATTTCGTGTATGGAGTACAGCTTAACTGGAACTTTGGGAGCCTTTATACCCTTAGTGCCCAGAAGAAGCAGGCAACCGGGACTATGCAAATCCTTGAATTGAAAAGAGATGCACTAGAAAAGGAGATCCAATCAACCCTAGCCCAGCAAAGTAGTGAAGTGGACCAATACCGTGATTTGCTTACTCAGGACGAGGAGATTATTACTCTTAGGGAACGCATCGTAGAGCGAGCGAAGCTTCAGGAAGAAGAGGGACGACTTTCGACGATCGAGTACCTCCAAAAGGTCTCTGAAATGAATGCGGCAAAACAAACAAGAGACTTACACGAATTACAACTATTAAAGTCACAATACAAAATATCTAAGACACTAGGTTATTAA
- a CDS encoding HlyD family efflux transporter periplasmic adaptor subunit, protein MIKRIITYTIPLLLIALSSCNSDQGDVLGSGSFEATEILVSSEVDGKVLEWELEEGTTLEEGEHVGLIDTTQLYLQKEALLRSGEGVAASRPDVNRQTAALEVQLEDLKKQKTRVEKLLAAGAATQKELDDINTGIASIQSQLEATRSTLGKSSAQISAQGSSIDIQVAQIEDLISRSVIKSPINGTILANYTRKGELTGAGQPLFRIADLEYMYLRAYIPSGELNRIKLGQTVKVAIDEVNGEKKEYEGTVTWISSKSEFTPKTVQTEDERANLVYAIKVKVQNDGYIRIGMYGEVIE, encoded by the coding sequence ATGATAAAAAGAATTATAACATATACAATACCTCTACTACTGATAGCCCTATCCTCCTGTAATAGTGATCAAGGCGACGTCCTTGGGAGTGGGAGCTTCGAAGCAACGGAAATTCTGGTCTCTAGCGAGGTTGATGGGAAAGTACTTGAATGGGAACTCGAAGAAGGCACTACCTTAGAGGAAGGCGAGCATGTGGGATTAATTGACACCACTCAGCTTTATCTCCAAAAAGAAGCACTCCTACGCTCTGGTGAGGGCGTAGCAGCCTCACGCCCTGATGTCAATCGTCAGACGGCTGCTCTGGAAGTACAGCTAGAGGATCTCAAGAAGCAAAAGACAAGAGTAGAGAAATTACTCGCAGCTGGTGCTGCTACGCAAAAAGAACTTGACGACATTAATACGGGTATCGCATCCATCCAAAGCCAATTGGAAGCGACCCGAAGTACCCTTGGAAAGAGTAGTGCTCAGATCTCTGCTCAAGGCTCCTCTATCGATATACAGGTAGCACAGATTGAGGACCTCATCAGTCGCTCTGTCATCAAAAGTCCTATTAACGGGACCATCTTAGCAAACTATACGAGGAAAGGAGAATTGACGGGAGCGGGTCAACCTCTATTTAGGATAGCTGATTTAGAGTACATGTACCTAAGAGCATACATACCTTCGGGCGAACTGAATAGGATAAAGCTTGGTCAGACGGTAAAGGTGGCTATAGATGAAGTCAATGGGGAAAAGAAAGAGTACGAAGGGACCGTTACTTGGATTTCGTCAAAATCAGAATTCACCCCTAAGACCGTTCAGACTGAAGATGAGAGAGCGAACTTGGTTTACGCTATAAAAGTCAAAGTTCAGAATGATGGGTACATAAGGATAGGCATGTACGGAGAGGTCATAGAATAA
- a CDS encoding ABC transporter ATP-binding protein — MSEKMIIADGLSLTYNSPEGRKVGVGTSPEGLSFSVDKGEIFGVIGPDGAGKTTLFRILCSLLLPQRGKAIVGGFDTDEDYKELRKIIGYMPGNFSLYPDLSIEENLNFFATIFDTSVEENYHLIEDIYSQIEPFKKRKAKSLSGGMKQKLALSCALIHAPEILFLDEPTTGIDPISRVDLWNMLHNLSELGVTIIVSTPYMDEAIQCHRIAFMQEGQFITVDTPQHIISQYPYPLFEVKADDRLSLLNHLRDLPDLLSSFAFGETFHVAMRKGVTTDELKKHLDRLSDNGSYEIRPIKAGLEDAFLLLSSEPNNLV, encoded by the coding sequence ATGAGCGAAAAAATGATTATAGCGGATGGACTGAGCCTTACTTACAACTCTCCAGAGGGGCGTAAGGTAGGTGTCGGGACTTCACCCGAGGGGCTTTCCTTTTCTGTGGATAAGGGAGAAATCTTTGGTGTCATTGGACCAGATGGTGCCGGTAAGACCACCCTTTTTCGCATTCTTTGCTCTCTACTTCTTCCACAACGAGGCAAAGCCATTGTCGGAGGCTTCGATACAGATGAGGACTATAAGGAACTCAGAAAGATCATTGGATATATGCCTGGGAACTTCTCACTCTATCCAGACCTATCTATTGAAGAGAATCTGAATTTCTTCGCAACTATATTTGATACCTCTGTGGAGGAAAACTATCACCTCATTGAGGATATTTACAGTCAGATAGAGCCGTTCAAGAAGCGAAAAGCCAAATCGCTTTCTGGTGGAATGAAGCAAAAATTAGCACTCAGCTGTGCCTTGATACATGCTCCAGAGATTCTCTTCCTGGACGAACCGACTACCGGCATTGACCCTATTAGCCGAGTGGACCTCTGGAATATGCTCCATAACTTATCAGAACTAGGTGTCACCATAATTGTATCCACTCCGTATATGGACGAAGCAATCCAGTGTCACAGGATTGCATTCATGCAAGAGGGGCAGTTTATCACGGTTGATACCCCACAACACATTATTAGTCAATACCCCTACCCCCTCTTTGAAGTAAAGGCTGATGATCGTCTCTCATTACTGAATCACTTACGGGATCTTCCAGACCTACTTAGCAGCTTCGCCTTTGGTGAGACATTTCATGTTGCGATGCGAAAGGGCGTCACCACAGATGAGCTCAAAAAACACCTAGATAGGCTCTCCGATAATGGTTCGTACGAGATCAGGCCAATCAAAGCAGGTTTAGAAGATGCTTTCCTATTACTATCATCAGAACCTAATAACTTAGTATGA
- a CDS encoding ABC transporter permease: MMSKNTSHKTKHKGANKAKQFKAFVHKEFIHILRDPYTLMILILMPIVEMLLFGFALNMDVTNLRTLVVDYSGDRYSHQITEKVRSNKNFILEGVTHDASEVDQLMKADKIDLAIVIPQHFERDISTQNPTEIQIMTDAMDPNNGKISARYASALIGEVIQDDIGTKSANTPIPMSISVKTRMLYNPTMHSSYNFVPGVMGLVLIILCTIVTSVSIAREKERGNMELLMASPANSTVMVLAKAVPYFVLSLINLATILLLSYYILGVPIRGSLLLIIFITMIYIFLSLAIGLAISSLVKLQRDAIIISGFGMMMPTIILGGMLFPIASMPNVLQWVSKIVPAQYYIEAIRKVMIQGLPFSGVWQEILILTLLAIGMIILAVINIRPRLR; this comes from the coding sequence ATGATGAGTAAGAATACATCACATAAAACCAAGCACAAGGGAGCCAATAAAGCTAAGCAGTTCAAGGCTTTCGTGCATAAGGAATTTATTCACATTCTTCGTGATCCATATACCTTAATGATCCTTATACTGATGCCCATCGTGGAGATGTTACTCTTCGGATTTGCATTAAATATGGATGTAACAAACCTAAGGACTCTTGTGGTTGACTACTCTGGAGATAGATATAGTCATCAGATTACAGAAAAGGTAAGAAGCAATAAGAACTTTATACTCGAGGGTGTTACTCACGATGCAAGCGAAGTGGATCAACTCATGAAAGCGGATAAGATAGATCTCGCAATAGTGATCCCCCAACACTTCGAACGAGATATAAGTACACAGAACCCTACCGAGATTCAAATAATGACGGATGCGATGGACCCCAATAATGGGAAAATATCAGCTCGCTATGCTTCCGCCTTAATCGGTGAGGTGATTCAGGACGACATAGGTACCAAAAGTGCCAATACTCCGATCCCGATGTCAATCTCTGTGAAAACAAGGATGCTCTACAATCCCACCATGCACTCCTCATATAACTTCGTACCAGGAGTGATGGGACTAGTCCTCATCATTCTCTGTACTATTGTGACAAGTGTCAGTATCGCTCGAGAAAAGGAGAGAGGCAATATGGAGCTCCTCATGGCCTCACCAGCCAATAGTACTGTGATGGTTTTGGCTAAAGCGGTCCCTTACTTCGTCCTCTCCCTCATCAATCTAGCCACTATCCTTTTGCTTTCCTACTACATACTAGGGGTCCCTATTCGTGGATCATTGCTTCTGATTATCTTCATCACGATGATATATATATTCCTCTCACTGGCTATAGGGTTAGCGATATCCAGTTTAGTAAAGTTACAGAGAGATGCCATCATAATATCTGGATTTGGGATGATGATGCCTACCATCATCTTAGGGGGCATGCTATTCCCCATTGCCAGCATGCCTAATGTTTTACAATGGGTCTCAAAGATTGTTCCGGCTCAATATTACATTGAAGCGATACGAAAGGTGATGATTCAGGGACTTCCCTTCTCTGGTGTATGGCAAGAGATCCTAATTCTCACACTACTCGCGATTGGGATGATTATCCTAGCTGTTATTAACATTCGTCCAAGGCTTAGATAA
- a CDS encoding ABC transporter permease: protein MKGLLFLLHKELIQLKRNAVFLGILLFFTLMVLLIFPYAITYDIKDLHLSIVNNDSGGYSQRLISKMERNNNFKITDLRASFGDAMDDIESQKSLAIMVIPETFSKDITTGKNTDLQVMINSIDGIQASIAMSYIDELVSSFGEDLLSERLGRDISMLSPLEIKPMYKYNETLNYRFFMLPALIVVMITMYCGIFPAIMIVQEKEIGTLQQINVTPVHRSTFILSKIIPYWLITQVVLLLSILFTYIFHGLPLAGSYLLLAFSTFIFGVVMSFMGVIISNYSETLQQAMFIVIFFLLIFFLISGLFTPVNAMPSWAKVIAYANPLTYFNQIIRMIYLKGSNFLDILPKLLILCGFAFVIGIIAVLTHKKRES from the coding sequence ATGAAAGGACTCCTCTTCCTCTTACATAAAGAACTGATTCAGCTCAAACGAAATGCAGTGTTCCTGGGAATATTATTATTCTTCACTCTGATGGTACTGCTTATCTTCCCTTATGCCATCACTTATGATATCAAGGATCTACACCTCAGCATTGTTAATAATGACAGTGGAGGGTACTCTCAGAGGCTGATAAGCAAGATGGAGAGAAATAATAACTTTAAGATTACCGACTTAAGGGCTTCTTTTGGGGACGCGATGGATGATATTGAAAGCCAAAAATCGCTCGCCATCATGGTTATACCCGAGACTTTCTCCAAGGATATAACGACTGGCAAAAATACTGACTTACAAGTGATGATCAATTCTATAGATGGGATTCAAGCTTCCATTGCGATGAGCTATATTGATGAGTTGGTATCAAGCTTTGGCGAAGATCTATTAAGTGAGCGACTAGGGAGAGATATATCTATGCTCTCACCGCTAGAGATAAAGCCTATGTATAAGTATAATGAGACTCTGAACTACCGCTTCTTTATGCTCCCAGCACTCATAGTGGTTATGATCACTATGTATTGTGGCATATTCCCTGCTATCATGATAGTTCAGGAGAAAGAGATAGGCACCTTACAGCAGATCAACGTAACGCCAGTACATCGGAGTACATTTATCCTCTCTAAGATTATTCCATACTGGTTGATTACTCAGGTAGTGCTTCTTCTCTCCATCCTCTTCACATACATATTTCATGGGCTACCGTTAGCAGGCAGCTACTTACTACTCGCATTTAGTACCTTTATCTTTGGAGTGGTCATGAGTTTTATGGGGGTGATTATCTCCAACTACAGTGAGACCTTACAGCAGGCCATGTTCATCGTCATCTTCTTTCTACTCATCTTCTTCCTCATCAGTGGACTATTTACACCAGTTAATGCCATGCCGTCATGGGCAAAGGTGATAGCATATGCCAACCCCCTAACCTACTTCAATCAAATCATCCGAATGATCTATCTCAAGGGCTCTAACTTCCTTGATATTCTGCCTAAGCTTCTAATCCTCTGTGGTTTTGCGTTTGTCATCGGGATAATAGCTGTATTAACACATAAAAAGAGAGAAAGTTAA
- a CDS encoding hotdog domain-containing protein, translating to MKAFQDYYSEAYSHCYGCGTENAYGLKLKSYWQNDDPTSNTTIAHFLPDKRYTGGYPDNVYGGLIASILDCHGNGTASAAGYRHFGRSLGSQPILRYVTANLNINFLAPVPIGEWLELRAVIEEVTDRKVVMRLELWATQSLKVKGSMTSVLLPSK from the coding sequence ATGAAAGCTTTTCAGGATTATTATTCAGAAGCATATAGCCATTGCTATGGATGCGGCACAGAAAACGCATACGGGCTGAAGCTCAAAAGTTATTGGCAAAATGATGATCCCACATCTAACACTACTATTGCTCACTTTCTACCAGACAAGCGTTATACTGGAGGATATCCCGATAACGTGTATGGTGGATTGATTGCCTCTATCCTGGACTGTCACGGCAATGGCACAGCCTCTGCAGCTGGCTACAGACACTTTGGTAGATCATTAGGTAGTCAACCTATCCTTAGGTATGTAACGGCGAATCTTAATATCAACTTCCTCGCTCCAGTTCCCATAGGAGAATGGCTCGAATTACGGGCTGTCATAGAAGAAGTAACCGATAGAAAAGTAGTCATGAGATTAGAGCTATGGGCTACTCAATCTTTGAAAGTTAAGGGAAGTATGACCTCCGTCCTGCTTCCCTCGAAATAG
- the pyrH gene encoding UMP kinase, giving the protein MKKYNRVLLKLSGESLQGEMGYGIDPKRLNEYASEIKEMAAEGTQIAIVIGGGNIFRGLSGATKGFDRVKGDQMGMLATVINSLALSSALESLGQKAVVFTATPMMPIGKHYNKWDAIEALEAGKIVISAGGTGNPYFTTDTGSSLRAIELECDVMLKGTRVDGIYTADPEKDPTATKYEEISYSEIIAQNLKVMDLTATTMCMENNLPIVVFDMDTPGNLTKLLSGEKLGTLVTP; this is encoded by the coding sequence ATGAAGAAGTATAATAGAGTGCTGCTGAAACTTAGTGGCGAATCACTACAGGGAGAGATGGGGTACGGCATTGATCCAAAAAGGCTCAATGAGTATGCCTCGGAAATAAAGGAGATGGCTGCTGAAGGAACACAGATAGCCATTGTGATTGGTGGGGGAAATATCTTCCGTGGTCTGAGTGGTGCTACAAAGGGTTTTGACAGGGTTAAGGGCGATCAAATGGGGATGCTCGCTACCGTTATCAATAGTTTAGCACTGAGCTCAGCACTAGAAAGCCTTGGACAGAAAGCAGTGGTATTCACCGCAACACCCATGATGCCTATAGGTAAGCACTATAACAAATGGGATGCTATCGAAGCACTTGAAGCAGGTAAGATAGTGATTAGTGCAGGAGGTACTGGCAATCCATACTTCACCACCGACACGGGCTCTTCACTTAGAGCTATCGAACTAGAGTGTGACGTTATGCTCAAAGGGACTCGAGTCGATGGCATATATACTGCCGACCCAGAGAAGGATCCAACGGCTACTAAGTACGAAGAGATATCCTATAGCGAGATCATAGCCCAGAACCTAAAGGTTATGGACCTCACGGCTACGACTATGTGCATGGAGAATAACCTCCCTATAGTCGTATTTGATATGGATACTCCTGGCAATCTCACTAAGCTACTTAGTGGGGAGAAGCTAGGCACATTAGTAACCCCTTAA
- a CDS encoding IS256 family transposase, which produces MQFKEILSNVMTEPNGVGRLMELIIEIAMQGERELYKEDSGDVSNGYRSRRIFASGNMLELRVPRTRQQGFMPLILGVLKDQEKEMGELAGYLYSCGNTMEDISGVFERLYGKRYSTSQINRLSLSTQEAVEEWRQRRLPRTLEALVIDATYLPVRRGESVSKEAFFVVMSLDSEGRRDIVGVYNNPTEGSGIWGEFFEDLKSRGLEEVGLIISDGLNNIEEVAREHFTEVEVQLCTVHLQREITRKIRPRDKSAIASDLQEVFSKDGSRSSPLDGLESFKNFAFRWRKSYPFLTKIANGQRIEYYFTYLKYDVSVRKYIHSTNWIERFNRQVKKGARYKCALPSVESALHLIGSIAINANYLKKRIGDLTLGLRKNNEK; this is translated from the coding sequence ATGCAATTTAAGGAAATTCTATCAAACGTGATGACAGAGCCAAATGGAGTTGGCCGTTTAATGGAGTTAATCATCGAAATAGCGATGCAAGGGGAGAGGGAACTGTATAAAGAAGATAGTGGCGATGTGAGCAATGGATACCGCTCCCGTCGCATCTTTGCGAGTGGTAATATGCTAGAATTACGAGTACCCCGAACTCGACAGCAGGGCTTCATGCCCTTGATTTTAGGCGTTCTCAAAGATCAAGAGAAAGAGATGGGAGAACTAGCAGGTTATCTATATAGCTGCGGTAATACGATGGAGGATATCTCTGGAGTATTCGAGCGTTTGTATGGTAAACGTTATAGTACGAGTCAAATCAATCGTCTCTCCTTATCGACCCAAGAAGCAGTAGAAGAGTGGCGTCAAAGACGTCTACCGAGGACTTTAGAGGCACTTGTTATCGATGCTACATATCTTCCTGTACGGAGAGGAGAAAGTGTGAGCAAGGAGGCATTTTTTGTAGTGATGAGTTTAGATAGCGAAGGACGTCGAGACATCGTGGGTGTCTATAATAATCCAACAGAGGGAAGCGGCATCTGGGGCGAGTTTTTTGAGGATCTAAAAAGCCGAGGACTCGAAGAGGTAGGACTAATCATTTCAGACGGGTTGAATAACATTGAAGAGGTTGCACGTGAGCACTTTACAGAAGTGGAAGTCCAGCTCTGCACGGTGCATCTACAGCGAGAAATAACTCGAAAGATACGCCCTCGAGATAAGTCAGCCATCGCAAGTGATCTACAGGAGGTCTTTAGTAAAGACGGCTCAAGAAGCTCACCTTTAGATGGCCTAGAGAGCTTTAAAAACTTTGCGTTCAGATGGCGTAAGAGCTATCCTTTTCTCACAAAAATAGCTAACGGTCAGAGGATAGAGTATTACTTCACATACCTAAAATACGACGTCAGTGTTCGCAAGTACATTCATAGTACTAACTGGATAGAACGCTTCAATAGACAGGTAAAGAAAGGGGCTCGATATAAATGTGCATTACCTAGCGTAGAATCCGCTCTACACTTGATAGGTAGTATTGCAATCAATGCAAACTATCTGAAGAAAAGAATAGGAGATCTAACTCTTGGACTTAGGAAGAACAATGAAAAGTAA
- a CDS encoding DUF4876 domain-containing protein, whose amino-acid sequence MKSILRKQLTLWTLVVLVLSGCHNGDEPADQEKTLDHLIFEEICYSGTIKKRVYESEIYTYPYEHDYYIKITNPTKDILYLDGMGLAMSALNAANLVTLKDGTDIRETHFGAGILMRFPGRPGEKNHPVQPGGSVFLAEVAVNHTQKPDEDSDYWTWNEDSYDLSKVDFEWATPKEIEEADEFPDNPNVPNLILAFPRTRAIKSMISEGSAIALINIPAELTDDILFDPSDKNPYKWNTSWTSHDTGDGHGHGGKMIEYLKFPNEMVIDAVQLCSQKDYKWSVVTGVDAGYASIYDFESAEFVVRSLYRKHDGVKFVDDDNSTTDFEVRPASLAIKAE is encoded by the coding sequence ATGAAGAGCATTTTAAGAAAGCAGTTAACCTTATGGACACTTGTGGTATTAGTCCTTTCAGGTTGTCATAATGGTGATGAGCCAGCAGATCAAGAAAAAACATTAGATCACCTTATTTTTGAGGAGATCTGCTACTCTGGGACCATCAAAAAGAGAGTATATGAGTCTGAAATATACACCTACCCATACGAGCATGACTACTATATCAAGATTACAAATCCAACTAAAGACATTCTGTATCTAGATGGCATGGGCCTGGCAATGAGTGCGTTGAATGCTGCAAACCTCGTTACGCTCAAAGATGGTACAGATATCAGAGAAACTCATTTTGGAGCTGGGATATTGATGCGTTTTCCTGGCAGACCTGGAGAGAAAAACCACCCCGTACAGCCTGGTGGATCGGTATTTCTAGCAGAAGTAGCGGTCAATCATACTCAAAAACCTGATGAAGACAGTGATTACTGGACCTGGAATGAGGATTCTTATGACCTTTCTAAGGTGGACTTCGAGTGGGCGACCCCAAAAGAGATTGAGGAGGCTGATGAGTTCCCTGATAATCCTAATGTACCTAATCTAATACTGGCATTTCCTAGAACACGTGCCATCAAAAGCATGATTTCAGAAGGTAGTGCGATAGCTTTGATTAACATCCCTGCAGAGTTGACCGATGATATTCTTTTTGATCCAAGTGATAAAAATCCATACAAATGGAATACTTCGTGGACTTCTCACGATACAGGAGATGGTCATGGTCATGGTGGCAAGATGATTGAATATCTAAAGTTCCCTAATGAGATGGTCATAGATGCAGTACAGCTATGTAGCCAAAAAGACTATAAGTGGTCTGTGGTCACAGGCGTAGATGCTGGATATGCTAGTATTTACGATTTTGAGTCTGCCGAATTTGTAGTCCGTTCACTATATCGTAAGCATGACGGCGTCAAGTTTGTAGATGATGATAATTCCACCACAGACTTTGAAGTGCGACCAGCTTCGTTAGCCATAAAAGCAGAATGA
- a CDS encoding Ig-like domain-containing protein, translating into MIGVFALNACSSKDKDKPVEITKIKLDQEKYELTVGESVTLKATLTPANSKETIAWSSDKTSVATVEDGVVSAKGEGKATITAKLSNGNKATCIVTVKAPKEPEEPDQPEVEGTKISLNKEHHSLKVGESFTLKAELTPADAKDKITWSCTPDKIVSVENGEVKALSAGEAKVTAKLENGNSASCTVTVEANEEDDEDEDTPNLTIKFKQDTYTIKVGQTLDLKNEVVQPEGENFKFDLETVDDCIKIEGTVVTGVSEGEGYVDLYAPKADLSASCTIIVSNDASDNGNEDNGESDEDDNNGEEDTPKSVTIDPSKVTLLEGETTQLTINYNGIDKSTVELKSTNESVAKVTNEGKITAVAAGSAQIKIVVDGTVQHNSCMVIVNKKVEQGQYSYVIRHVKRDTGSNDDIISDNRVGEDKTIHDQFLKYKSAAKNRCYIYLTITDNNTKEVVEKDFARQWEIESIDESSKVFSSGWTGDINWWGPGQCKVRLKSDKYGIDDVITLIVE; encoded by the coding sequence ATGATAGGGGTATTTGCTCTTAATGCGTGTTCATCCAAGGACAAGGACAAGCCTGTGGAGATCACAAAAATCAAACTCGATCAAGAGAAATATGAACTAACTGTCGGTGAGTCGGTTACCTTGAAAGCGACATTAACACCTGCTAACTCTAAAGAAACAATTGCCTGGAGCAGTGATAAGACCAGCGTAGCAACAGTTGAGGACGGCGTAGTATCTGCCAAAGGTGAAGGCAAGGCTACAATCACAGCTAAGCTGTCAAATGGTAATAAGGCAACATGCATTGTTACGGTTAAGGCACCAAAAGAGCCTGAAGAACCAGATCAGCCAGAAGTCGAGGGCACCAAAATCTCACTTAACAAAGAGCATCATAGCTTGAAAGTTGGAGAGAGCTTTACTCTCAAAGCAGAGCTGACCCCAGCTGATGCTAAGGACAAGATTACATGGAGCTGCACTCCTGACAAAATCGTCTCTGTAGAGAATGGTGAAGTGAAAGCGTTATCAGCTGGTGAAGCAAAGGTTACCGCTAAGCTTGAAAATGGAAATTCTGCATCTTGTACAGTAACCGTTGAGGCAAATGAAGAAGATGATGAGGATGAGGATACCCCTAATCTAACAATTAAGTTTAAGCAAGATACCTACACTATAAAAGTAGGGCAAACTCTTGACCTTAAAAACGAAGTGGTGCAACCTGAAGGCGAAAACTTCAAATTTGATTTAGAGACCGTTGATGACTGCATCAAAATTGAGGGTACAGTAGTGACAGGTGTAAGTGAAGGCGAAGGTTATGTGGATTTATATGCACCAAAGGCAGACCTTTCAGCATCATGTACTATCATTGTTTCCAATGACGCTTCAGATAACGGTAATGAGGATAATGGCGAGAGTGATGAAGATGACAACAATGGCGAAGAAGATACTCCTAAGAGTGTTACTATTGATCCTTCTAAGGTAACGCTACTAGAAGGTGAAACCACACAGCTTACCATCAACTACAATGGTATCGATAAAAGTACTGTAGAACTTAAGAGTACAAACGAGTCTGTTGCTAAAGTTACCAATGAAGGCAAGATTACAGCTGTTGCAGCTGGTTCAGCCCAAATAAAAATTGTTGTAGATGGGACAGTTCAGCACAATAGTTGCATGGTCATTGTAAATAAAAAAGTGGAACAAGGGCAATACTCTTATGTCATCCGTCATGTAAAACGCGATACAGGTAGTAATGATGACATTATTTCAGATAATCGAGTAGGCGAAGATAAAACGATACATGATCAATTCTTGAAGTATAAATCTGCTGCTAAGAACAGATGCTACATCTACTTAACTATTACCGACAATAACACTAAAGAGGTTGTAGAAAAAGATTTCGCTAGACAATGGGAAATAGAGTCCATTGATGAATCTTCTAAAGTCTTTTCATCAGGTTGGACTGGCGATATTAACTGGTGGGGACCTGGACAGTGTAAGGTTCGCTTGAAAAGCGATAAGTACGGTATTGATGATGTTATCACACTAATCGTAGAGTAA